tttttgcaggcacttGAAACTTTTGTCACAAAAAATGTCagatttttttgattttactgttcaccttATTTGAGCTCGGGAGCAGAAGGACACTTTCGATTTCAGTATTTTTACAATAACTCCGTGCAACTTTGCCTGATGGTAATATAGCTCATAACAATGAGAACAAAATGTACTGAGTAGTGTATACACATTGGATCATCTTGTAATCAGTACATTTTGTTCAGCTTTATTTCGACACGTTACGACCAAGAAAAGGAACAAAAGCGAAAGCAGAAGAAGCAGGGGGGAATACACTAGAGACTACACAACCATACTCCCGCTGGacggaaaagaaaagaaaagcatTTTGTTGCTGCCGCCGGTTTCCTCCTATTtgttctttccttttcttttcttggtGGTGTTTAATCCCTTTCGGGTCACAAATAGAGCTGGACGCTATATATAGATTAACGGCGGCCATGTTACTTTACTTAGTGGAGGGTTTGGCGGGTGCGTAAGCTTTCATTATTTTAGTTATTAATTTGGTCGGGCTGTCTGCTATGTGTTTGGTTTTGGACGAGAGCGGGACATGTCTTCACTTCTGAACTACTACCAAACAATTTTTAATATGCATATGCAGCTATAGGTTAAGCGAGATGATGTGACCTAAATGTTTATGCAATTAGTACTACTCATTTACTAGCACACAGGAAGGCGTTTTATTCTCAAACGGTGGCTTGAACCTGAAGTCTGGGCACGAGAAGCCTAAATAGAACAAACAAATGGGCGTTATATTTTATGCGCCAAAACAAATTAGGGGCATATACTCTCCATCACATTATGTAGCTGAAAAATTTCCAGAAAAAGAATTATGTAGCTCTCTGGTTGTTCTATACAGTTTCttttatgcatatatatataaatTTTGGATGGGGTCAGACTTCAACCCAGAAGAGCAGCTCTAGAATTTCCTTCATTTCATTTCAGACAGGACTAGCCGTTGAAACACACTACCAGTAGAGCCAAAGCTGCTTCCACACGGACCAGTAGAGCTCAGCTTCCCCTTTCACTCCACTGTACAGTCTGTCCCATTTGactcgccggagccccgcacGCGACGACAAGCCAGCCGCCGATGACCAGCCCACACCCACAGTGGCACACCCGTAAATTCCCCCCAAAACCACGCCCTTCCCCGCCCCTAATCCCGCATTTAGGCCTCAAGCCCAGTAATTTATCCGCTTAAACGCGTAAAGCCAAACATTTTCCACTTCCCGTTCTGCCCCTCCCGAACGGCATTTTTCGAATTCCGCATTGAAAACTCGGCCTGGGGCGTACAGCGACAATTTCGCGTCCGATTTCTTTATTGTTATCGCCCCCGGACGCGGCACTAATTTAATGCCCCGATAATtttgtttatttttccttttttaaTTGGTTTTTTGTATCACGCTCTCCTCTCCCCTCCCCTTTTTTGCTTTTAGTTTTGCCTTTTTATTTCCTGCGTCTCCTCCCTTTTGTTTTGCATTCCGgcctcgctcgctcgctcgctcccagtttcttcctcctctcgcctcCCGGCTGCGGATTCTCGTTTGCGTTTTGTTCCTGGGATTTGTggatttttgctttatttttgcCGGCTTTTTTCCCGGTGTTTTGATTTTCTTTTCTGGGGATTTTTTGGGGCGGGTTTTAAGGAGGGAGCCGGAGGTGGTGCGAGATGGGGTCGGTGCGTGGGAGCTCTAATGGCGGGAGCTCGTGTCGGAAGCCCTAGTTGGAGCTGGTTCTGTGTCGAGTGCTGCGCGCATGGAGGCCAAGCCAGGGGAAGCGAGCTCTCCGACTGCGACTGCGGCTGCGGCTGCACctgtagcggcggcggcggcggcggtggtgccGGAGGCTACGGTGAGCTTCCAGTCGCCGGCATCTGTGCCGCCTCCGACAGCTTCACATGCACCTGCACCGTCTCCGGTGGAGATGGTTAGCTCGAGTGGCCTGTTTGTGCCGCCGGGTATGATGACGGCGATGGTGGCGGCCGCAGGGAGAGGGGCTCTGTCCGCGGGGCCGTTGGTCAAGGTGGGGAAGAAGAGGGGGAGGCCGAGGAAGTACGGGCCGGACGGGAGCCTGATCCAGCCGTTGAACGCCACGCCGATCTCCGCGTCGGCTCCGATGTCGGCCGCCGTCGCGGCGGGGCAGTACACGCCTGCGGCCGCGGTTGGGGCCGCCATGAAGCGCGGGAGGGGCCGGCCCCTCGACTTCGCCGCCGCGGCGGCCAAGCCGTACCACCACCAGctgcaccagccgccgccgcagcagTTCGGTTTCCACTTCAGCTCCATTGGTTGGTATCCTTCTCGTGCTCACGTCTCTTCCCCACCCccaaaaaatgttcagaaaaatcTAGCATAGCACTTTTAATCTTTTGCCCCAATCCACAAATCCTCCATGAAAATAATTAAAACTGGATTATTCCCTAAAGTTTCCGTAGATTAGGTCTCAGAAATTATGATACTAATAATAGATGGTGGCTGCAAGGGGCAAATGGCAGAAGTCGGGCGTCCCTCGGTAGTTCGTTCCTTGTCATGGCACTGTCTGTGTCTGTCCCTCTCTTATCCGAATATTTCTTGTCTCCTGGCCACGCCTCCATCCATGATCAGATGCAGGGTCATGCAAGATTCGAAGCTCGGGGAGCAAGTAGGGGCCAGGTGGAGGCATATCCTTACTGAATCCTTAGGGCCTCTTTGCTGTTCTGCTCTTTTCTTTGGTGGGGTTCTGCCGCCGTGGGGGAGGCATGGTGATGCTGCTGCTGGTGGTTACTGATTCTGAACCAAATACGGAGATGGATCATAACAAGATCCCCACAGTTAGGATGGAGGTACTCCTGCATTGGTAGCCCCAGTCATCGCTGTCTCTGCCTTGATGGCAACGCGCAACAGCAATGTATAATTGTCCCGGCTCCTGTCAGACAGACCCGGTTTGTGAGTGTCAAGCATCATGAATCTGTAGCATAACATACTAGGATTCGGCGTAAAATGATTAATGGTTACTTATGTTTGCATTGAATGGGCTACTGGATCACCTGTTTTCTGCAAACAGATGATCTTAGGCCACCTGGAACTTTCACTTCGCTTTGTCATATTCTGGTGTCAGTTCAGTCTGTTAACCGCAGCATGTGCTGTAGGTGACATGGTGGCTTGTTCTGCTGGTGGGAATTTCACTCCTCATATCATCACTGTTGCTCCTGGTGAGGTATGATTCCAATGCTTCCTTTTAAGTCATGGCTCGTAGCTTACATTGGATGTTTTTCAGCCTGGTCAAGTTGTATGCATTCTTGTCCGCAAAGACTAGCATGCGTTTTATCTGTTCTTAAAACTTATTTTTCAGAAGCACAGATTGCAATGTAGACGCACGCACACACTcacaccaccacacacacacactcacacaGCACCTACTGAAGACTGGTTCGAAGTCACTGAAAAAATAATTTCAGTAATTGGTTCTCATCTTAACCATATCCAATACTAGTTGGTTCTCATCTTGAAACTTAATTTGAAAGAGCAAATATGCTGCTCGATCTCAAAAGGCTTTGCcagattttgagactagtgttataCATAGTACATACATCTGATAGACTAGTGTTatccatgaattgtgtttttacCTTCAGACTTGTCTCTCTCAAATTTGATCACTTATACTTCTGCATGTTTAACCATTGCTACTCTTACCAATCCCTGGATAACTACCAAATAAAGTGTTTTTTATAGAGAGCTTAATTATCAGTGGTGCTGAAAGTTGTTGCATGTTGATTCAGGATGTGACGATGAAGGTTATATCATTTTCTCAACAAGGACCGCGGGCTATTTGTATTCTCTCTGCTAACGGTGTGATATCAAATGTTACACTTCGTCAACCGGACTCCTCTGGCGGCACGTTAACTTATGAGGTGTGTTCATTCACTCTAATGCACGTAATACCTTATCACGAAGCTATTTCGCCTACATGTGTAAAGACTCAGCCCTCCTATTTTGTCTGTAGGGACGCTTTGAGTTGCTGTCCTTGTCTGGTTCCTTCATGCCAACTGAAAATAGTGGCGCACGAAGTCGGTCAGGTGGAATGAGTGTTTCTCTTGCCAGCCCAGATGGTCGTGTTGTCGGTGGTGGAGTTGCTGGCCTTCTTGTAGCGGCTAGTCCTGTTCAGGTGCTGCTACTTATCTATCATAATGATTTGAACACCTATGAATTTGGTCTGTCTACTAAATCAAATTCTCCGCTTATCTTGATATATACGATTTTGACCATTCGATTTGCGTAAAAACAGTCGATCTACACATTTTGACCCTTCGATTTGCATTTATCAGCAAGATAATCAAATgtgcaatagtagtagtatatcTCCTGCAAAACGTAACTGAACATCATTGAATCTGATTGCCAGATTGTCGTGGGAAGCTTCCTGCCAAGCTATCCGATGGAGCCGAAGCAGAAGAAGGCGAGGGTGAGCGCGGCGCCTCCCCTTAGCCAGGCACCTCCTGCTGTTCAGCTCTCCAGTGCGGATACGCACAGCAGCGAGCAAGGACAGCACAGCTCGGCCGCCCCGAGAATGAACGTCGTAACTTCTTCAGCGTATAGCGCAGACCAGAACTGGGCATCCACCGTTGTTCAGTCAGCTCCTGCTGAGGCATCAAGAAGCACATCGTCGGGCGATCTGAACCTCACTGCCTCTGGATCCTGAAGCCCATCGAGCCAAACCCGAGGAATTCATCCACAGAGTCTCTGTCTGGTGCATTTCCTTTCTGACATGTAAAAGATGTATCCACTAGGTTGGTTTTCAAAAATCCCACTAGGTTTTCTGTCGGGCAGCTCAAGAGTCTAACTGCATTTGCTGTAGCTATGTGACCTTAGTACCTGTCGGTCTTGTTGGATATTGTGTAGCTACACTTCTATTGTTAGTGTGTCTTAGCCTCTTAGGCCTACTACTTCATCTGTTGGATTACCTGGATTAATTTTGAGTTAGATTTTTTCTCACAACTGTTCTTGCTGTGCTACTGTCTCCTTTCGCTGATCATGATCCACCGATCAATCTGAAATTGCTTTACTACTACTAAGGCTTCATTTACCAAACCGATGACACATGCTCATGTTGATCTTATGTTTAGGAAGCCTTGCGAGAAACATCATGTTGACCAATGTATTTATTGTCAAGAATACGGAAGTATGGCGTTTTGGAAAAAATTCAAACttctccgtttcaaaaaaaaattctaaaaaaaatgtACAACTATATAAGGATGTGATGTGTACGTGTGTAAAATTTCAGGATGAGGAGCACTCATTTTAATCTATTTTGTCCTGAAAATTTACACACTTGTACATTATGTCTCTAAATATATGTGTATCTTTTTTTCTAAAACCTGCAAATATGAATTTTGATCATTTCAATTTTGGCATCGATGGCGGCCGAGTTCCATTCGGCATTTTTGAAAATAGGTTACCTATATATTTATTCGCATATGCTCTTCTCCGGCCATATCACCCAGCTAAGGAAGGTGTGGTCAAAACCCTCAAAAGAGGTCATGGTCGCAGACGATGGCGGTCAAGAGCATGTGTGGCCAGCATGATTAGCCCTCGCTGGAAAGAGCAGCTTAACTTGCCCTAATAAACAAGTGATGTACTCTATAGCTGATTAAAGTGAACTTCCTCCCGTGCATGGTGGAAACAGTAGCCTAACTTGCTCTCATAAACAAAGTGACTAAATTCTGCTGAGGACAAAGGAGAGGGAGCATGCAGTGACAGTGGCCTGGTCTTAAGGGGCGGGCATGTGATGATTGAGCTGGGCAGCAGATTAGCAAGGGGACTGTTAGGGCTGCTGTAGGCCGGTGAGGCTGGCttggtttagtcccacctcgcttgCAGGAGGAGGCCATGACCAGCTTATAAGGGAGAGATTCCTTTCTCACTTCAGTCCGGGCTTTTGGGATGGAGTGGGCTCTCTGCCGAATGTTGTGTCATGTGCGCATAAACGTCCAGAATGTAAGTAGAGTGTGGGCTAGATCAAGTTGGACGCTAACATCTGGTATCAgagccagcatcgccatgccttTCTCAGGGGCTTCTCAGGGGGATGGGATGTTAGGGCTGCTGTAGGCCGGTGAGGCTGGCTcggtttagtcccacctcgcttgCAGGAGGAGGCCATGACCAGCTTATAAGGGAGAGATTCCTTCTTCACTTCAGTCCGGGCTTTTGGGATGGAATGGGCTCTCTGCTGAATGTTGTGTCATGTGCGCATAAACGTCCAGAATGTAAGTAGAGTGTGGGCTAGATCAAGTTGGACGCTAACATCTGGTATCAgagccagcatcgccatgccttCCTGAGGGGCTTCTCAGGGGGTGGGATGTTAGGGCTGTCTGGCTcggtttagtcccacctcgcttgCAGGAGGAGGCCATGACCAGCTTATAAGGGAGAGATTCCTTCCTCACTTTAGTCGGGGCTTTTGAGATGGAGTGGGCTCTCTGCAGAATGTTGTGTCATGTGCGCATAAACGTTCAGAATGTACGTAGAATATGGGCTAGATCAAGTTGGACGCTGACAAAGTGGGAGCGTGCATAGAAAGCCACGCGTGCCAGCCAGCCAGACAGACAAACGCGAGGCagtacatgcatgcatgcatgcgaaTCAGCGGCTCATGCGTGCACGTGATTACGGGCAGATGGCTTTTGATTAAGCCGCACTCTGCGCTAATTGTGGTACTAGGACAGACACGGAGAAGCAATTAGAGCCTGAAGATTCTCCACATGTCTGGATGCTTTTATTTGGTGCCATCCCACTCAATCGATGCTAACCTCCTCCTAATCAGCTTGAGCCGCGAGGAAAAAAAAACTCTAAATTCGACAATTACACGGTCTGCTGCGCCACTTGTTCTCAAAATTGTTGTCACCACTTGCAAGTCCTCTCTCCCCAGCACCGTCTCGAATGCGAGAATTCCACGGACAACTGTGCAGGGTTATTGAGTGAGGAAGAAAGTGCATGCATGCGTTGCCGAGCAGAAGGCGCATGAACCTCGAAGTTGTACATATTTTGCTTCTTGATCCTTGGAGCCTGGAGCTTGGGGAAGGCGTGAGACAAACAGGCTGGCCCAACTCATATGTACTGTGTGTACTACTGTGGCAGTAGTTTTTTAAAAACTAATCCAGCTGCTGTATGGGCTGGTTACAGCGACTACTGCTAATTTTACAGCGCAGAAAGCAGCAAGGATCAACAGGCAGAGGCGGAGGAGCAACCCAGAGACAGAGTTAATCCAGCGGTAGTAGTCAAAAAAGGTGGACGACGGCCCGCGCTTTGGGTTTCACACTCGCTTCGCGCCGGCAGCGGTAGTAGTCAAAAAAGGTGGAGCAAACCGATCGAGGCATGCGTCTTCAGAGTTTAGACGACGCGCGTGATGCATGCACGTTCCAAAGTTTTTGCCTTTTGTTTCCTCCCACGGTCTCATCGAGACCAACTTCACCTCGAAAAAGGACAGAATTCGTCTTCGGAATGGAACGTTTGAACACGAAGAGCGTCTTTGGTTCGACATCTTAGATATTAACAAAAAATTATGAAGCCTCTTGTTAGCAAATAAACTAGCTCGTATAGTCTAAAAACACATGTTATTAGACTTTCTCTCATTTTCTCACCTAACTCTAGGCAGCTAGGCCAAATTCTTCCCTCCAGGCTTCTCCGGCGAGCCCATGAATTTGCCTCCCCTCTGCCTGGTACTCCGGCAGCGAGTGATGGGGAGGGGAATCCCGGTGCCTTCGCCGGTTAGTAGTTTAGGTTAAGGCATTTTAGTCCTCGCAGGTGCGGCGCTCGGGCGGATAAGAACGCTTCTTCTTCGAGTTTGCTTCCCGGACTCCGATTCTCTCTGAGTTCGTTTGTCTGAATGTAGTTGATGAAACACCGTCATAGATTCCTGTTGTCTTCTTGGGACAGCTAGGTTAGGTTTTCTCGTCATGTGACGATATTTGGTGTCAGGTGCTTTGGATTTATGC
This sequence is a window from Aegilops tauschii subsp. strangulata cultivar AL8/78 chromosome 7, Aet v6.0, whole genome shotgun sequence. Protein-coding genes within it:
- the LOC109748917 gene encoding AT-hook motif nuclear-localized protein 1, yielding MEAKPGEASSPTATAAAAAPVAAAAAAVVPEATVSFQSPASVPPPTASHAPAPSPVEMVSSSGLFVPPGMMTAMVAAAGRGALSAGPLVKVGKKRGRPRKYGPDGSLIQPLNATPISASAPMSAAVAAGQYTPAAAVGAAMKRGRGRPLDFAAAAAKPYHHQLHQPPPQQFGFHFSSIGDMVACSAGGNFTPHIITVAPGEDVTMKVISFSQQGPRAICILSANGVISNVTLRQPDSSGGTLTYEGRFELLSLSGSFMPTENSGARSRSGGMSVSLASPDGRVVGGGVAGLLVAASPVQIVVGSFLPSYPMEPKQKKARVSAAPPLSQAPPAVQLSSADTHSSEQGQHSSAAPRMNVVTSSAYSADQNWASTVVQSAPAEASRSTSSGDLNLTASGS